In one window of Petrotoga olearia DSM 13574 DNA:
- a CDS encoding penicillin-binding transpeptidase domain-containing protein produces the protein MKEKRAKILFFLFFLGFVLLFARSFQLQILNWDKYTMEVLELSTRIVKDSPKRGNIYDRNGNLLAWNQRIYNLTNLGGTLSEETEAELYLALKDVVDNPYTVIDKLNFQKRVNLEINSVTAQKIGSIDKNLQVEERYIRRYAHESLYHVLGYVDNEGTPRSGLELVFDKELQGEPGYKMINIATNKSVSPLIANAHSINGNNIYLTLDLDLQINAYNYLKESNYNGSVIISKPKTGEILVFVSYPSVDPNLFAQGMSNLEFQRILNDNNMPLLNRATSALYPPGSIIKPFVAYAALEGGISPEATINSTGRYDLKNSQGNVIASYYDWYTLGHGETDLVKSLRASVNSYYYWLGEKLGIDYLKSMSDEFDITSKTGIELPNEKVGVFPDPGWKYEKFDTIWYPGETLLTYIGQGYITMTPLQILRIYNIFATKGKYYQFNIFKREEDIFGNIINKNVPVLRDSYEMNEEYLKYIYQGMIEVTSFGGPAGEEGTAFQSFMDFPITVAGKTGTAEVGGGKPAHSWFAGFLPAKDPQYSIVVIIENGGMGSTAAAPIARKILDDLVEKYSIQ, from the coding sequence ATGAAAGAAAAAAGAGCTAAAATATTGTTTTTTTTATTCTTTTTGGGTTTTGTATTACTGTTTGCCAGATCGTTTCAATTACAGATTTTAAACTGGGATAAATATACAATGGAAGTTCTAGAATTATCAACAAGAATTGTAAAAGATTCTCCTAAAAGAGGAAATATATACGATAGAAATGGAAATTTATTGGCATGGAACCAAAGGATATATAATTTAACGAATTTAGGAGGAACGTTAAGTGAAGAAACAGAAGCTGAATTGTACTTAGCTTTAAAAGATGTTGTTGATAATCCTTATACCGTAATAGATAAATTAAATTTTCAAAAAAGAGTGAATTTAGAAATAAATTCGGTAACAGCTCAAAAGATAGGAAGTATTGATAAAAATCTACAAGTTGAAGAAAGATATATAAGAAGGTATGCTCACGAATCTTTATACCATGTTTTGGGTTATGTTGACAACGAAGGTACTCCTAGGTCAGGATTGGAATTGGTATTTGATAAAGAATTACAGGGGGAGCCAGGGTACAAAATGATCAATATTGCAACAAATAAATCAGTTTCACCCCTAATAGCAAATGCGCATTCGATTAATGGTAACAATATTTATTTGACGTTAGATTTAGATTTACAGATTAATGCATACAATTATTTAAAAGAAAGTAACTACAATGGTTCGGTAATCATCTCCAAACCAAAGACCGGTGAAATATTAGTCTTTGTTAGTTATCCATCAGTAGATCCTAATTTGTTTGCCCAAGGAATGAGTAATTTAGAGTTTCAAAGAATTTTGAATGACAATAATATGCCTCTTTTAAATAGAGCTACATCTGCCTTGTACCCACCAGGATCTATCATAAAACCTTTTGTTGCATATGCTGCCCTTGAAGGAGGTATATCTCCTGAAGCCACCATAAATTCGACTGGAAGATACGATTTAAAAAACTCTCAAGGCAACGTTATCGCATCTTATTACGATTGGTATACATTAGGGCATGGTGAAACTGATTTGGTTAAATCTTTGAGAGCGTCTGTTAACTCATATTATTATTGGCTTGGAGAAAAACTGGGAATAGACTACTTAAAGAGTATGTCTGATGAATTTGATATTACTTCTAAAACGGGAATAGAACTGCCAAATGAAAAAGTTGGAGTTTTTCCAGACCCCGGATGGAAATATGAGAAATTCGATACCATTTGGTACCCAGGAGAAACATTATTAACGTATATAGGTCAAGGTTACATCACAATGACTCCACTTCAAATTCTAAGAATATATAATATTTTTGCAACAAAAGGAAAATATTATCAATTTAATATATTTAAAAGAGAAGAAGATATTTTTGGAAATATTATAAATAAAAATGTACCTGTACTTAGAGATTCATACGAAATGAACGAAGAATATCTAAAATATATTTACCAAGGTATGATAGAAGTGACCTCATTCGGTGGACCAGCTGGCGAAGAAGGAACAGCTTTTCAGTCTTTTATGGATTTTCCAATAACGGTTGCTGGAAAGACAGGTACAGCAGAAGTAGGGGGTGGAAAGCCTGCTCACTCATGGTTTGCTGGTTTTTTACCAGCAAAAGATCCTCAGTATTCGATTGTTGTCATTATTGAAAATGGAGGGATGGGGTCTACTGCGGCTGCACCCATTGCTAGAAAGATACTTGATGATCTGGTTGAAAAATATAGCATTCAATAA
- a CDS encoding rod shape-determining protein, whose product MRPYLRPYLGIDLGTANTLVYMKGKGIILNEPSVIAINKETSELLKVGKEAKKMIGKTPANIIAIRPLKEGVIADYNVAMTMLKYFINTSMNGFSFFKPTVVVGIPTDATQVERNALREAALDAGASKAFLIEEAMATAIGAGLDVEEPSGNMIVDMGGGTTEIAVISLGNIVLSKSIRVAGDLIDQEIINHIKSKYNMVIGEKTAERIKIEIGNVFDSPQYNELSMEVIGLDVLSGLPKSVIITGSEIRNAMRVPVTKIVENIKLAIEETPPELLYDIVNRGIFLAGGGALIKGIKELLEKETLIRVVIADDPITCVARGAGMVIDKINLIKSISQQA is encoded by the coding sequence ATGCGACCGTATTTGAGACCATATCTTGGTATAGATTTAGGAACAGCAAACACGCTAGTTTATATGAAAGGAAAAGGTATAATTTTAAACGAACCCTCTGTTATAGCGATCAATAAAGAGACGTCAGAATTGCTTAAAGTTGGAAAAGAAGCTAAAAAAATGATTGGAAAAACTCCTGCTAATATAATCGCTATCAGACCACTGAAAGAGGGTGTAATAGCAGATTATAATGTAGCAATGACAATGCTTAAGTACTTTATAAACACATCAATGAATGGTTTTAGTTTTTTTAAACCAACGGTCGTTGTAGGAATACCTACAGATGCAACTCAAGTAGAAAGGAATGCTCTGAGAGAAGCTGCTTTAGATGCTGGGGCTAGTAAAGCGTTTTTAATAGAAGAAGCTATGGCAACAGCTATAGGTGCTGGTTTAGATGTAGAGGAGCCATCGGGGAATATGATTGTGGACATGGGTGGGGGTACCACAGAAATAGCTGTAATTTCACTGGGAAATATAGTATTATCAAAATCTATAAGAGTAGCAGGAGATTTAATCGATCAGGAAATTATTAATCACATAAAATCCAAATACAATATGGTAATAGGAGAAAAAACCGCTGAGAGGATAAAAATAGAGATTGGTAATGTTTTTGATAGCCCTCAGTACAACGAATTAAGCATGGAGGTGATAGGTTTGGACGTTCTATCAGGCCTCCCAAAAAGTGTTATAATCACAGGCTCAGAAATAAGAAACGCCATGAGAGTGCCGGTTACCAAGATAGTTGAAAATATTAAATTGGCAATTGAAGAAACTCCACCTGAACTTTTGTATGATATCGTTAATAGAGGAATATTTTTAGCGGGTGGAGGCGCATTGATTAAAGGAATAAAAGAGCTGTTAGAAAAGGAAACGTTGATAAGAGTCGTAATAGCAGATGATCCAATAACTTGTGTAGCAAGAGGGGCAGGAATGGTTATTGATAAGATAAATCTTATAAAAAGTATATCTCAACAAGCTTAA
- a CDS encoding helix-turn-helix domain-containing protein: MQIGEKIKSLRIMRNMTQEELATRSDLTRGFISQVERDLASPTVENLEMILRALGTDLKDFFSNLENKEKIVFTKEDRIPIYDTPKGVKEELLLTTSEPKNIEPSLVVLQPGCSTDIEKPHEGVELGYVIEGEIELYLNKEVYLVRKDETFFYLANKKHFIKNKSNTNKATLIWIEIF; encoded by the coding sequence ATGCAAATAGGTGAAAAGATAAAAAGTCTTAGAATAATGAGAAATATGACACAAGAAGAACTTGCGACAAGATCTGATTTAACTAGAGGATTTATTTCCCAAGTTGAAAGGGATTTAGCTTCCCCTACTGTTGAAAATTTGGAAATGATATTAAGAGCCTTAGGAACAGACTTGAAAGATTTTTTTTCAAATCTCGAAAATAAGGAAAAGATCGTTTTCACCAAAGAAGATAGAATACCTATATACGATACACCAAAAGGAGTTAAAGAAGAACTTCTTTTAACAACGTCCGAACCCAAAAATATTGAACCTTCCTTAGTAGTTTTGCAACCAGGTTGTTCAACGGATATCGAAAAACCTCATGAAGGTGTAGAGTTAGGATACGTGATTGAAGGGGAGATAGAGTTATACCTCAATAAAGAAGTTTATCTAGTGCGTAAAGATGAGACTTTTTTTTATTTAGCTAATAAAAAACACTTCATAAAAAATAAAAGCAACACAAATAAAGCTACTCTAATTTGGATAGAAATATTTTAA